The DNA region CGGCGGGTCAGCGGCAGGCCTTTATGGCGGCCTTAAACTGGTATGCGGCCGGCATGGAATCCGTATTTTTACAGGATGCAAACACCCTGATCATCAAGCCGCAAAATATGATTGAGATCTTGCAGCATTTAAAAGAGCGGTTTCCGGCGATCATTCGGATCACATCATATGCCAGGTCCCATACCGTGACCCGGATAAAGGATGAAGAATTAAAGGAGATGCGAAATGCCGGCTTAAACCGAATCCATATCGGCCTGGAATCCGGTTCGGACGAGGTTCTGGACATGGTCAGAAAAGGCACTACCAAGGAAAAGCATATCAAGGCCGGGCAAAAGGTTGTTCGGGCGGGCATCGAGTTGTCCGAATACATCATGCCGGGCTTAGGGGGAAGGGCGCTTTCCCGGACCCATGCCCTGGAAACCGCGGATGCCTTAAATCAGATCAATCCGGATTTTATAAGGATTCGGACCCTGGCCATTCCCGGCAGTGTGCCTTTGGCTGAAGACTATGAATCCGGCCGGTTTGAAAAACTGACCGATTATGAGACGATTCAGGAACTGCTGCTCCTTTTGGAAAACCTGGATGGTATTCAGAGCAAGATCAGAAGTGATCATATTCTGAATCTTTTCCAGGAAATGGAGGGCAAGCTCCCGGAGGACAAGCCCGCCATGATGGAGACCCTGCGCACGTTTCTCAATATGCCGCCGCACCAGCGGATGCTTTATCAGGTGGGCCGGCGCCTGGGCCTGTTCTCCCGGTTAAGCGATCTGGACAATGCCGGGCTTTGCCGGCAGGCGGAGGATACCTGCCGCCAGTACGGGATCACCCCGGACAATGCGGATGCCGTGATCAGCGATCTGATGAAGCGCTTCATCTGATGGCGGGGGATAAAAATAGCGGTTCAAATTTGCCCGGCATTTACGTGCACGTGCCGTTCTGCCGGCGCAAGTGTCCGTACTGCGATTTTTATTCTGTTACAGAAACCGATTGGCTGCCCGCCTGGCTTAACGCCCTTTGCTCGGAAATCCGATCGGTGCCCAAACCCGAAGGTCCCTATGATACGGTCTATATCGGCGGCGGAACCCCGTCTTTGCTTGATGACCGCCAGATTCGGCATCTGATTGAAACCCTGTTCAATTGTTTTGATATTTCAAGAGACGCTGAAATCACCATGGAGGTCAATCCGGGCACGGTTTCAGCGGATTTGCTCAAACATTATCGCGCAGCCGCGATAAACCGGATAAATATCGGCGTGCAGTCCTTTGATGACGAAAATTTAGGATTCTTGGGCCGCATCCATTCCGGCGCGCAATCCGTTGAAGTTCTGCGTAAAGCCCGGAAAGCGGGTTATGAGAATATCGGCCTGGATTTAATCTACGGACTGCCCGGCCAGACAATTGAAGGCTGGCACAGGGAGCTGTCATCTGCCCTGGATTTTTCTCCGGCCCATCTTTCCTGCTATCTCTTAACCTATCCAACCGGCACGCCCATGGCCGAAGCTCTGAAACAGAACCGATTTGCGCCTCTGTCAGAAGCGGCCTGCGGCGAGCTTTTCCTTGTCACCCATGATTTTCTTCTGGGGCAAGGCTATGATCATTATGAGATTTCAAATTATGCCATAAAAACAGATAAAAGATCCCGGCATAACCAGAAGTATTGGCGCCACATACCTTACATCGGTCTCGGGCCGGCCGCGCACAGCTACCTGGATCATCGGCGGTACTGGAATATCGCCTCGGTTAAAGATTACGTGGCAGGCATAAACTCCGGCGGTCTGGCAATTGAAGAAAGCGAGGACCTGACCCCGGCGCAGGAAATGATGGAGGTGATTTTTCTGGGGCTGCGGCAGGCCGAAGGCATTTCTCTGGAATCGTTTGAAACCCGGTTTGCCGTGGATTTTCAGATCAAGTTTCAGGAGGTGTTGACCCGTTGTCAGGAAGCGGGGTATTTGGCGGTGGCGGACGGCCGGTGTGCGCTGACCCGGCAGGGGCTCTTATACGCGGACAGCATCGCCGCCGCTTTAATCCAATGGATTTAACAAACCCTACACCCTATACCCTATACCCTATACCCTACACCTTATACCTTACACCCTATACCTTATATCCTACGTCGACAACGTCTTTACCATAAGTCCCAAATAATAGCGCGCATGGCTGATATGGGCGGCCATATTGGCCCGGTGGTTGGCCAGAATGCCGTTTAGACTCGCCTCGGTCACCATGAGCCAGGGTTTCAGTTCGGCCGCATGATGGGCGGATTCAACGGCATGGCGCATGATACCCTTGGCATTTCGGGTTTCAAGCAATCCGGCAAACTCCTTATCCACCGCATGCAGAATGGTGGTCATGGCCATGGCCACCCCTTTGGCATAATAAAAATAATTGTCCGCCTGAAACGTGCTGACCGGTTCTCCGTTGTCCTCTTTCTGTTTAACGAGGTTTTCGTCGCAGCTGCCCAGGAGATCCTCCAGTGTCTGGAGCAGCGGAATCAGGCTGTCAGAGCGGGTGTAGAAGACGGCTTCGTTTCGGATCAACTGTTTTTTGTATGTTTTCAGGTTGTCAATGGCTTTGTTGTATTCCGCCTCCGCCGAGGGCATCCAGTAGCTCTCCGAAGAAATCATAAAGATATTCATCGCATCTTCAAGAAGTGGGTTTAAGGCCGATGCGCTGCCGGCCCGGGATATTTTCTCGGTGAGCGCAACAGTGGCGCGGCGGGTGACTTCAAGGACCCCCCTCTGGATTTCATTGACATTGTCCGTGATATTGATGATGTCATTCGGCCGCCAGCCCCAGAACCGTTCATTGACCTCGTAATTGATGGGCTCGATCAGGGAATCGACAAAAAACGCTCCTGTGGTTTCATATTCTTTGCCGGTTTTTCCATGTGTCGTTTCGGCAGATTTTTCCATATCATGGGTTTCGGGACCCGGAGAGGCTTCGTCGCCCGATGCATGGGTACCGGAGGCCTCCCCGGCAGCGGCGGCGTTTTCTTCTCCTTGATTCGCTGCTTCGGAAGATAATTGGCCGCCATGATTTTGTGAAGAGACACTTGTGCCCGCAGTGTTCCGGGCCCTGGATAAATCCAGCGCATTGATGATCCAGGTGATTCCCCATAAAACGGCTACAGCAATGGCAATGGCGCCGACGATGCGGAGCCAGGCGAATTTTTTAAATTCTGCATCCTGTATTTCAGTTTTGCCGCTGTTTGTTGCACTCACGATGTTCTCTCCTTTGAGTTGGTCCCGGCCCTGACCGGCGCATGGTTAGCTGCCCTATGCACCTTTTCCGGCTGAGACGGGATCTGCGGATTTTCGCAGTTTGCGGTTATCCCCCACGCGTATGGTAATATTGGCGGAATCCAAATACTCAAGCAACGGGATAGTGTATTTTCTCGAAGTTGCGGTCATCTCCTTGAATTCCGGGGTGCTGATCTCGCCGTTTGATTTCAGGTATGCCACCAGCCGGGTCTTTAGCTCATTGATGGCATCTGCGTGAAAAAAAAGCTCTTCTTTGGCCTTGACCACTTTTCCCTCATTGACCAGAAGCATGAGGATGTTTTTGGCGGTTTCCGGGCGGATGTTCAACTGGCTGACCAGATCCTTGAAAACCGGGGGCTGCAGCCCCTCCCGCTTTAAAATATCAAGAATCTTTTCCTGAAGATCGGATTCATCCGCCGCCAGCCGCACCTCATGATCAGGCAGCCGGATGTTGCTTTCTGTTTGACAGATGGCATTGCTCTGCGCCATCCGATGGATGAGCTGGTTGAATAGTTTATGGCTCATCACCGGCGGGAATTTGGATTTCAGCTCACCTTTCGGCATGCCGGCCTTTAAGGGGTGTTTGGCATGGTACTCGCCAAGGCGCCGGATCACTTCATTTTTAAAATGGTCCAGCGTGTTTTTGTGAATATAGCGCTTGGGGTCTTTATCCGTCTGAATGATGCTCTGTTTTGAGAGAAGAGACTGTAGCGTGTTCTCAAGCTGATTGGCCGAAAGATTGGTCATGAGGATAAGATCCATGATGGACAGCTCGCTGTAGCCGGCCGCGTGTACATGAAAATCAATAAGCGTTTCCGGGTCTTCGGTCATCAGGGTCTGCAAACGCTCAACCATATCTTTCCGAAACCGTTTGTGCTTTTTGGGGATGGGGTTCAAAATCGGGCCGCCGCCCAGGGTGCGGACCGGTGAATAGCTGCGCACCACATAGCGGTCATCGCGCACACAGGCCACCGGACTGTCCAGCCGCAGCTGCACAATGGCATCTTCTCCGGGAATAAGCTCTTCGCGGTCCAGCAGTATGATATTGCATGAAATTTCATTGGTGCCGGTGTGGAATCGGACCTGCTCCCGGTTTTTGATCGGCCGCTCATTGCTTTCCAGATAATGGAAAAAAACATCCAGCATGTAGCTTGGGCGCAGGGTATCCGGCCGTGCCACGACATCGCCGCGATTGACCGTTGCCTTTTCAATTCCCTGGAAGTTGATGGCGGTTCGCATGCCGGCCTCCGCCTCACCGACCGACTGGTCGTGGACCTGCAGGCCCCTCACTTTGGTCTTAATGCCCGAGGGATATATCATTACCGTCTCCCCGGTTTGTATTTTGCCGGAGATGAGGGTACCGGTGATCACCGTGCCGAATCCCTTAATGGTGAATACCCGGTCTGCGGGCAGGCGGAAAAGGCTGGTGGGCTCCCGGTCCGGTATCTGGCTGCAGTATTCGTCCAAAGTTTTAAGAAACTGGTCCGTGCCCTCTTTGCTTATGGCGGAAACCGGTACAATCGGCGCGTTTTCCAGGAAGGTCTCCTGGGTGAATTCTTTTACATCCTCGGTCACCAGTTCCAGCCATTCCTCATCCACCATGTCGATTTTGGTCAGGGCCACAAAACCATATTCTACGCCCAGCAAATGGCAGATTTCAAGGTGCTCGCGGGTCTGGGGCATAACCCCTTCATCTGCGGCAATTATCATGGCCACCACGTCAATCCCCGATGCGCCGGCCACCATATTTTTAACAAATTTTTCATGGCCGGGCACATCCACCACGCCGACATGGATGCCGCTGGGCAGGTCAATGGCGGCAAATCCCAGTTCAATGGTAATGCCGCGCTGCTTTTCTTCCTTCAGCCGGTCGGTGTCAATGCCGCTGACCGCTTTGATCAGACTTGTTTTGCCGTG from Desulfobacterales bacterium includes:
- a CDS encoding radical SAM protein, with the translated sequence MSKKAKKTEEYKGFEQGPIRPPSEAYSLLIRVTRNCPWNKCKFCPVYKGEKFSLRPTEHILKDIDTVYEHIQALKQMSDGSGRISRDDIDAYNAKLPAGQRQAFMAALNWYAAGMESVFLQDANTLIIKPQNMIEILQHLKERFPAIIRITSYARSHTVTRIKDEELKEMRNAGLNRIHIGLESGSDEVLDMVRKGTTKEKHIKAGQKVVRAGIELSEYIMPGLGGRALSRTHALETADALNQINPDFIRIRTLAIPGSVPLAEDYESGRFEKLTDYETIQELLLLLENLDGIQSKIRSDHILNLFQEMEGKLPEDKPAMMETLRTFLNMPPHQRMLYQVGRRLGLFSRLSDLDNAGLCRQAEDTCRQYGITPDNADAVISDLMKRFI
- the selB gene encoding selenocysteine-specific translation elongation factor, with the translated sequence MKQIILGTAGHIDHGKTSLIKAVSGIDTDRLKEEKQRGITIELGFAAIDLPSGIHVGVVDVPGHEKFVKNMVAGASGIDVVAMIIAADEGVMPQTREHLEICHLLGVEYGFVALTKIDMVDEEWLELVTEDVKEFTQETFLENAPIVPVSAISKEGTDQFLKTLDEYCSQIPDREPTSLFRLPADRVFTIKGFGTVITGTLISGKIQTGETVMIYPSGIKTKVRGLQVHDQSVGEAEAGMRTAINFQGIEKATVNRGDVVARPDTLRPSYMLDVFFHYLESNERPIKNREQVRFHTGTNEISCNIILLDREELIPGEDAIVQLRLDSPVACVRDDRYVVRSYSPVRTLGGGPILNPIPKKHKRFRKDMVERLQTLMTEDPETLIDFHVHAAGYSELSIMDLILMTNLSANQLENTLQSLLSKQSIIQTDKDPKRYIHKNTLDHFKNEVIRRLGEYHAKHPLKAGMPKGELKSKFPPVMSHKLFNQLIHRMAQSNAICQTESNIRLPDHEVRLAADESDLQEKILDILKREGLQPPVFKDLVSQLNIRPETAKNILMLLVNEGKVVKAKEELFFHADAINELKTRLVAYLKSNGEISTPEFKEMTATSRKYTIPLLEYLDSANITIRVGDNRKLRKSADPVSAGKGA
- a CDS encoding DUF2333 family protein; this translates as MSATNSGKTEIQDAEFKKFAWLRIVGAIAIAVAVLWGITWIINALDLSRARNTAGTSVSSQNHGGQLSSEAANQGEENAAAAGEASGTHASGDEASPGPETHDMEKSAETTHGKTGKEYETTGAFFVDSLIEPINYEVNERFWGWRPNDIINITDNVNEIQRGVLEVTRRATVALTEKISRAGSASALNPLLEDAMNIFMISSESYWMPSAEAEYNKAIDNLKTYKKQLIRNEAVFYTRSDSLIPLLQTLEDLLGSCDENLVKQKEDNGEPVSTFQADNYFYYAKGVAMAMTTILHAVDKEFAGLLETRNAKGIMRHAVESAHHAAELKPWLMVTEASLNGILANHRANMAAHISHARYYLGLMVKTLST
- the hemW gene encoding radical SAM family heme chaperone HemW translates to MPGIYVHVPFCRRKCPYCDFYSVTETDWLPAWLNALCSEIRSVPKPEGPYDTVYIGGGTPSLLDDRQIRHLIETLFNCFDISRDAEITMEVNPGTVSADLLKHYRAAAINRINIGVQSFDDENLGFLGRIHSGAQSVEVLRKARKAGYENIGLDLIYGLPGQTIEGWHRELSSALDFSPAHLSCYLLTYPTGTPMAEALKQNRFAPLSEAACGELFLVTHDFLLGQGYDHYEISNYAIKTDKRSRHNQKYWRHIPYIGLGPAAHSYLDHRRYWNIASVKDYVAGINSGGLAIEESEDLTPAQEMMEVIFLGLRQAEGISLESFETRFAVDFQIKFQEVLTRCQEAGYLAVADGRCALTRQGLLYADSIAAALIQWI